The Methanobacterium sp. genome has a window encoding:
- the pseC gene encoding UDP-4-amino-4,6-dideoxy-N-acetyl-beta-L-altrosamine transaminase, whose translation MIFIKFLPYGKQYIDENDINEVINVLKSDFITQGPKIGEFEEKLAEYCGSKYAVAFNSGTSALHGAYFAFGLENGDELITSPNTFVATSNAALYLNAKPIFTDVEKETGNMDVSKVEEKITDKTKLIVPVHYSGNPVDLKELYEIAEENNVKIIEDAAHSIGAKYDGEKIGNSKYSEMSIFSFHPVKHITTGEGGAVLTNDEDYYEKLLMFRSHGVTKNNFFNEPDGDWYYEMHYLGFNYRITDIQASLGISQLKKLDEFVGRRREIAKLYETAFEDNPFFKTIVEKDCCESSYHLYPILLEDKYKDKKKEIFLKLREEGLGVQVHYIPVYLQPYYQKLGYKKDLCPVSEDFYHREISISMYMTMSNEDVDYVIKKIFKVFKDL comes from the coding sequence GTGATTTTTATTAAATTTTTACCCTATGGAAAACAGTATATTGATGAAAATGACATTAATGAAGTTATAAATGTTTTAAAATCAGATTTCATTACTCAAGGGCCTAAAATAGGCGAATTTGAAGAAAAATTAGCAGAATATTGTGGTTCAAAATATGCTGTAGCATTTAATTCAGGTACTTCTGCACTTCATGGAGCTTATTTTGCATTCGGTCTTGAAAATGGTGATGAACTTATTACATCTCCAAATACATTTGTTGCAACATCTAATGCTGCTTTATATTTAAATGCAAAACCAATTTTTACAGATGTAGAAAAAGAAACAGGTAATATGGATGTTTCCAAGGTTGAAGAAAAAATAACCGACAAAACCAAACTTATAGTTCCAGTTCATTACAGTGGAAATCCAGTAGACCTTAAAGAACTTTATGAAATCGCTGAAGAAAATAATGTCAAAATTATAGAAGATGCAGCTCATTCTATAGGTGCAAAATATGATGGAGAAAAAATAGGAAATTCAAAATACTCTGAAATGAGTATTTTCAGTTTTCATCCAGTTAAACATATAACAACTGGGGAAGGTGGGGCAGTTTTAACTAATGACGAAGATTATTACGAAAAACTATTAATGTTCAGGTCCCATGGTGTAACTAAAAATAATTTTTTTAATGAGCCAGATGGTGATTGGTACTATGAGATGCATTATTTAGGATTTAACTATCGTATTACTGATATTCAGGCATCTTTAGGGATATCACAGCTTAAAAAGCTTGATGAATTTGTAGGAAGAAGAAGAGAAATAGCAAAATTGTATGAAACAGCTTTTGAGGATAATCCCTTTTTTAAAACTATTGTTGAAAAAGATTGTTGTGAATCCTCTTATCATTTGTATCCTATTTTACTTGAAGATAAATATAAAGACAAAAAGAAAGAAATATTTTTAAAATTAAGGGAAGAAGGATTGGGAGTCCAGGTTCATTATATACCTGTTTATTTACAACCTTATTATCAAAAATTAGGTTACAAAAAAGATTTATGTCCTGTATCTGAGGATTTTTATCATAGAGAAATAAGTATCTCCATGTATATGACTATGAGCAACGAAGATGTTGATTATGTAATTAAAAAGATTTTTAAAGTTTTTAAGGATTTATAA
- a CDS encoding glycosyltransferase family protein → MKIGAIIQARTSSTRLPEKVLKNLPYDSNITVLEQVIRRLKKSNVLNEIIVATTTDKDDEKIVNIAKKEKVPWFRGSKDNVLERYYLASEKNDLDIVVRITSDCPCVDPDIVDMLVEHHLKSNSDYTFNTLIRTFPVGLDVEVISFNALKKCYTNAESDLEKEHVTTYVHKNPDLFKTENIRASDDLYGPYIRITLDTEEDYALLCSIFDYLYKNDNFFKSNDIIKLFNDKPWLKLINKKIISKKSFETFEDEFKEAIKILELQELKRVKKFLEECNS, encoded by the coding sequence ATGAAAATTGGAGCAATAATTCAGGCAAGGACATCTTCTACAAGGCTTCCTGAAAAAGTTTTAAAAAATTTACCTTATGACAGTAACATAACTGTCTTAGAACAGGTTATTCGAAGATTGAAAAAGTCTAATGTGCTTAATGAAATTATAGTTGCTACAACTACCGATAAAGATGATGAAAAAATAGTTAATATCGCAAAAAAGGAAAAAGTGCCATGGTTTAGAGGTAGTAAAGATAATGTGTTAGAACGCTATTATTTAGCATCTGAAAAGAATGATTTAGACATTGTGGTAAGAATCACCAGTGATTGTCCATGTGTTGATCCAGATATAGTCGATATGCTCGTAGAACATCATTTAAAATCAAATTCTGATTATACTTTTAATACTCTAATTAGAACTTTTCCTGTTGGTTTAGATGTTGAAGTGATTAGTTTTAATGCTCTTAAAAAGTGTTATACTAATGCAGAAAGTGATTTAGAAAAAGAACATGTCACAACATATGTCCATAAAAATCCAGATCTGTTTAAGACAGAAAATATCAGGGCTTCAGATGACTTATATGGTCCCTACATAAGAATAACTTTGGATACAGAAGAAGATTATGCATTACTGTGCTCTATTTTTGATTATTTATATAAAAATGACAATTTTTTCAAATCAAATGATATTATAAAGTTATTTAATGACAAACCCTGGCTTAAACTTATAAATAAAAAAATAATTTCAAAGAAATCCTTTGAAACATTTGAAGATGAGTTTAAAGAGGCCATAAAGATTCTAGAGTTGCAAGAATTAAAAAGAGTAAAAAAGTTTTTAGAAGAATGTAATTCTTAA
- a CDS encoding polysaccharide biosynthesis C-terminal domain-containing protein: MSEYKLFVQRIGLVGITNILIALSSLIILPILTKNLSIQEYGIWIQINVTILLISNLVALGLPYAMVRFLAAIKIKSEVQEGFYSIMSITLISALILSFILFIFSQQIGKILFNGDTLVAVILPLIVIIASLNNLFLSYFRTFQQMKKYSLILFIQSYLNVALVSYFAISGYGVLGVVIGLLIAYITVFLIMYFFILLDIGFKIPKFTHAKEYLSFSLPTVPSNLSYWIVDSSDRYIIGILLGTAFVGYYSPGYTLGYTITMLLVPFSTLLPSVLTKYYDENKMENVKTVLTYSLKYFLIIASPSVVGISLLSKPILMILTTPDIAINGYLVTPFVAISALLSGIYGIYVLVIILKKKTKLIGIVWIIAAVLNILFNILLIPYLGIIGAALVTLIAYTITFVIIFHYSSKYLKLNFNFGLKKIIFSSIIMGLFIVYANPNGILNIFVVICISFFIYISMLIILGGIKKEEYKLIKETISS; this comes from the coding sequence TTGAGTGAATATAAACTTTTTGTGCAGCGAATAGGTTTAGTTGGGATAACCAATATACTAATAGCATTAAGTTCACTAATCATATTGCCGATTCTAACAAAAAACCTCAGTATACAAGAATATGGAATATGGATTCAAATAAATGTTACCATATTACTGATATCTAATTTAGTTGCATTAGGATTACCCTATGCAATGGTAAGATTCTTGGCTGCAATAAAGATAAAAAGTGAAGTTCAAGAAGGATTCTATTCTATAATGTCAATTACTCTTATTTCAGCGCTGATTCTATCTTTTATACTGTTTATCTTTTCACAGCAAATTGGAAAAATTCTATTTAATGGTGATACTCTAGTTGCAGTGATTTTACCATTAATTGTTATCATCGCCTCGTTAAATAATCTTTTTTTATCTTATTTCAGAACTTTTCAGCAGATGAAAAAATATTCACTTATTTTATTCATACAATCCTATTTAAACGTTGCATTAGTTTCTTATTTTGCTATATCTGGATATGGAGTATTGGGAGTTGTAATTGGGCTCTTAATTGCATATATTACTGTGTTTTTAATAATGTACTTCTTTATTCTTTTAGATATAGGATTCAAAATACCTAAATTCACCCATGCAAAGGAATATTTGTCTTTTAGTTTACCAACAGTTCCTAGTAACTTATCTTACTGGATAGTTGATTCGAGTGATCGTTATATAATCGGCATTTTATTAGGTACAGCTTTTGTTGGGTACTATTCTCCGGGTTATACTTTAGGATATACAATTACTATGTTATTAGTTCCATTTTCTACGCTTTTACCTTCAGTACTGACTAAATATTATGATGAAAATAAAATGGAAAATGTAAAAACTGTATTAACATACTCTCTGAAATACTTTCTAATTATAGCAAGTCCATCTGTAGTAGGTATATCTTTACTTTCTAAACCGATATTAATGATACTAACTACGCCAGATATAGCGATAAACGGTTATTTAGTAACTCCTTTTGTAGCAATAAGTGCTCTTTTATCAGGGATTTATGGTATTTATGTTTTAGTTATTATATTGAAAAAGAAAACAAAATTAATAGGTATCGTATGGATCATTGCAGCCGTTTTAAATATTTTATTTAACATACTTCTTATACCATATTTAGGAATAATTGGAGCTGCATTAGTAACATTAATAGCGTATACAATTACATTTGTAATAATATTCCATTACTCATCTAAATACTTAAAGCTAAATTTTAATTTCGGACTTAAAAAAATTATTTTCTCTTCAATTATAATGGGATTATTCATTGTATATGCTAATCCAAATGGAATTTTGAATATATTCGTTGTAATATGTATATCTTTCTTCATTTACATTTCAATGCTAATAATTTTGGGCGGAATAAAAAAAGAAGAATATAAATTAATAAAAGAAACAATAAGTAGTTGA
- a CDS encoding glycosyltransferase family 2 protein, with protein MYPKVSIIILNWNGWKDSIECLESLYQINYPNYNAILVDNGSNNDSLKKIKDYCNGKIKVESQFYEYDPNNKPIKIAEYEEENVFIVDEKEKKFADLHSSEKLIIIKNNINYGFTKGNNIAIKYAMQFLDPNYILLLNNDTVVEKDFLNELIKVGEKNKKVGFLGPKIYFYDFKGKKEVIQYAGSKQNLWFFNPENKGIFEIDHGQYDKLELVEYVHGACLLAKVEMIKEIGVLDEEFFSYREENDWGIRGYKKGWDSLYVPNSKIWHKGGKSTGGNFSPLAVFYRTRNDFIFMKKHGSVLQNISFLIYFLIFRLLVFCGTYIFYHRNFKVIFPFLNGFKEGILWRRKN; from the coding sequence ATGTATCCAAAGGTATCAATAATAATCCTTAACTGGAATGGTTGGAAAGACTCTATTGAATGTCTTGAATCATTATATCAAATTAATTATCCAAACTATAATGCTATTCTTGTTGATAATGGATCAAATAATGATTCACTGAAAAAAATAAAAGATTACTGTAATGGTAAAATAAAGGTAGAATCCCAATTTTATGAATATGATCCAAATAATAAACCAATAAAAATAGCAGAGTATGAAGAAGAGAATGTTTTCATAGTTGATGAGAAAGAAAAGAAATTTGCTGATTTACACTCAAGTGAAAAACTTATAATAATCAAAAATAATATAAATTATGGTTTCACCAAGGGAAATAATATTGCTATAAAATATGCCATGCAATTTTTGGATCCTAATTATATTTTGCTTTTAAACAATGATACAGTGGTTGAAAAGGATTTCCTGAATGAACTTATAAAAGTAGGGGAAAAAAATAAAAAAGTTGGTTTTTTAGGCCCTAAAATTTACTTCTATGACTTTAAAGGCAAAAAAGAGGTTATACAGTATGCTGGTTCCAAGCAAAACTTATGGTTTTTCAACCCTGAAAATAAAGGCATATTTGAAATAGATCATGGGCAATATGACAAGTTAGAACTGGTTGAATATGTCCACGGTGCATGTTTATTAGCAAAAGTTGAAATGATCAAAGAGATAGGTGTTTTAGACGAAGAGTTCTTTAGCTATCGTGAAGAGAACGATTGGGGAATTCGAGGATATAAAAAAGGATGGGATTCACTATATGTCCCAAATTCAAAAATATGGCATAAGGGTGGGAAATCCACAGGTGGAAATTTTAGCCCCCTTGCAGTGTTTTATAGAACCCGAAATGATTTTATTTTCATGAAAAAACACGGTAGCGTTCTACAAAATATTTCATTTTTGATATATTTTCTGATTTTTAGATTATTGGTTTTTTGTGGTACTTATATATTTTATCACAGAAATTTTAAAGTTATTTTTCCATTTTTGAATGGATTTAAAGAAGGCATATTATGGAGGAGGAAAAATTGA
- the pseG gene encoding UDP-2,4-diacetamido-2,4,6-trideoxy-beta-L-altropyranose hydrolase, producing the protein MEIVIITEGSSKIGFGHITRCTSLYQAFKEKKLPVQFIVNGDSTIESLLKNTEHKIFNWLEDSFKLFKSLNNSDIVIIDSYLADEEFYKKISKSVAFAVYIDDNKRINYPKGVVINGSILAGKLNYPFAEEVEYLLGSQYIPLRREFWNVPEKEIKKNLESIMITFGGDDLRNLTSDILKILINEYPYLKKKVVIGRGFKRIKSIENLKDDKTELIYYPDAKGMLNVMLESDIAISAGGQTLYELARVGLPTIAIGVAYNQTHNVENWQKVGFIEFAGFWDDKNLYNNVLEKIELLKDKNVRLKKSIKGRKAVDGKGAIKIVKYCLNKYYADKLSLRTLEPRDIYNVYELSNEDEVRQNSFNSNKIKFEDHEKWFKNKIEDNNNLFLVVEIENDFVGQVRFDFEDNEATISVSINKKYRELGLGKNILEKSIEYLKLGVPFIKIIKAYIKKNNEKSIRLFESVDFKYKENIFIKKQGLEYIYKIRD; encoded by the coding sequence ATGGAAATTGTAATAATAACTGAAGGTAGTAGTAAAATTGGTTTTGGACATATAACTCGATGCACGTCTTTATATCAGGCTTTTAAAGAAAAAAAATTGCCTGTACAGTTTATAGTAAACGGAGATTCTACAATTGAATCTCTTCTTAAAAATACAGAACATAAAATTTTCAACTGGTTAGAAGATTCTTTCAAGCTTTTTAAATCCTTAAATAATTCAGATATAGTTATTATAGATTCTTATTTGGCTGATGAAGAATTTTATAAAAAAATATCTAAATCAGTAGCATTTGCTGTTTATATTGATGATAATAAACGAATTAATTATCCAAAGGGAGTTGTAATCAATGGTTCGATACTTGCAGGAAAACTAAATTATCCTTTTGCAGAAGAAGTAGAATATTTACTTGGGAGTCAGTATATACCTTTAAGGCGTGAATTTTGGAATGTTCCAGAAAAAGAAATAAAAAAGAATCTTGAAAGTATTATGATAACTTTTGGTGGGGATGATTTAAGAAATTTAACTTCAGACATCTTAAAAATATTAATTAATGAATATCCATACCTTAAAAAAAAAGTGGTGATAGGTAGAGGATTTAAAAGAATAAAATCAATTGAAAATTTGAAGGATGATAAGACAGAACTCATATATTATCCTGATGCAAAAGGCATGTTAAATGTAATGCTTGAATCAGATATAGCTATATCTGCAGGTGGTCAAACGCTCTATGAACTTGCAAGAGTTGGTTTACCAACTATAGCAATAGGAGTAGCTTATAATCAAACTCATAACGTTGAAAATTGGCAAAAAGTTGGTTTTATTGAATTTGCAGGTTTTTGGGATGATAAAAATTTGTATAATAATGTTTTGGAGAAAATAGAGCTACTTAAAGATAAAAACGTGAGGCTTAAAAAATCCATAAAAGGCAGAAAGGCTGTAGATGGTAAAGGAGCTATTAAAATTGTTAAATATTGTTTAAATAAATATTATGCAGATAAGTTAAGTTTAAGGACTTTAGAGCCTCGAGATATCTATAACGTTTATGAATTATCCAATGAGGATGAAGTAAGACAAAATTCTTTTAACAGCAATAAAATTAAGTTTGAAGATCATGAAAAATGGTTTAAAAACAAAATTGAAGATAATAATAACCTATTTTTAGTTGTAGAGATTGAAAATGATTTTGTAGGGCAGGTAAGATTTGATTTTGAGGATAATGAGGCCACTATCAGTGTAAGTATAAATAAAAAATATAGAGAATTAGGTTTGGGAAAGAATATACTTGAAAAATCAATAGAATATTTAAAACTGGGCGTGCCATTCATTAAAATAATTAAAGCTTATATAAAGAAAAATAATGAAAAATCAATACGATTATTTGAGAGTGTGGATTTCAAATATAAAGAAAACATTTTCATTAAAAAGCAGGGTTTGGAATATATCTATAAAATAAGGGATTAA
- a CDS encoding DUF2206 domain-containing protein: protein MSFQVNDWPMRRFVIVILTLLISFISLSYLENIGIHIPIIGELFGFLIITFVPGFIILRILRQHNIGNIKSVLFSVGLSLSFLMILGLIINMLYPYFGFKPFSFISIFVAIIISIIVLLAVAYIRDRSYISDEKLNFYELLSPPLILVILIPLVGIIGVYFVNLWNNNVLLMGLILVISLIPILIVSKNIPSKYYPLIIFTLSITLLYHVSLFSQYVVGTDIFAEAYFANYVSSSGIWSFNDRHMINAALSIVIIPPIYAKMCNIDPIWYLKLISPFFLSLVPLGLYYVYTTNFKDKLTKKEIFLAVFFLIAMWQFYSMLVGVGRQQLAELFYILVLIMIFDERKKNISNNLIFVIFSASLIFTHYSTANLVLIFVIIFIILNSIIIKNKTKQIGLNYAIFFLILTFSWTMYTAHGSVFDSIVIMINNIANSFQELFEPQVNVAVNILSSSSSNIAHMVYRYIFYAIVILIGIGGISLLKKLLFKQKIKKLSGFTEKIFKSVEFTQDNNILIYELFAFSNFIVLGLYLLTPLIGYQLGFDRVFQIASLVIAPYLIIGAKVVISSFDLAQNKLFKIKTANFNLNKFYLPIFAVFLSVFFLFNSGFVFEAINDPLPNSVPLSLKNVNNPLEINKDIGTLYLKIQTLNNGEFYAGKWFREHFDPKKWSYYTFGNPGLFIQGIFTPKVNLIRLGSVNDIENKTGEGYFYQNSISKIMGFEVSKQSYGGEEITKIGEEGKNTLNDLNKIYSSSGNDIYYYKPL from the coding sequence ATGAGTTTTCAAGTAAATGATTGGCCAATGCGAAGATTTGTAATAGTCATTTTGACTTTATTAATATCATTTATAAGTTTGTCTTATTTAGAAAATATTGGCATTCATATCCCAATCATTGGTGAATTATTTGGATTTTTAATCATCACATTTGTTCCAGGTTTCATAATCCTGAGAATTTTAAGGCAACATAATATTGGAAACATTAAATCCGTGCTTTTTTCAGTTGGTTTGAGTTTATCATTCTTAATGATCTTAGGGTTAATAATCAATATGTTATACCCCTATTTTGGATTTAAACCATTTTCATTTATATCTATATTCGTTGCGATAATTATTTCCATAATTGTACTGTTAGCAGTGGCTTATATAAGAGATCGCAGTTATATTTCTGATGAAAAATTAAATTTCTATGAACTTTTATCTCCCCCTTTAATTTTAGTTATTTTGATTCCATTAGTGGGAATAATAGGGGTTTATTTTGTAAATTTATGGAACAACAATGTTTTATTAATGGGTTTAATATTAGTAATCTCTTTAATTCCTATTTTAATAGTTTCAAAAAACATTCCAAGTAAGTATTACCCTTTAATAATATTTACACTATCCATCACTCTTTTATATCACGTCTCTCTTTTCTCCCAGTATGTAGTTGGAACAGATATATTTGCAGAAGCATATTTTGCAAACTATGTCTCAAGTAGTGGTATTTGGAGTTTCAACGATCGACATATGATAAATGCAGCTCTAAGTATAGTTATAATACCTCCTATTTATGCAAAAATGTGTAATATAGATCCAATATGGTATCTTAAATTAATCTCTCCATTCTTCCTGTCTTTAGTTCCGTTAGGGTTATATTATGTATATACCACTAATTTTAAAGATAAATTAACAAAAAAAGAAATTTTTTTAGCAGTATTCTTCTTAATTGCAATGTGGCAGTTTTATAGCATGTTAGTAGGTGTAGGAAGGCAACAATTAGCAGAATTATTTTATATTTTAGTACTTATTATGATATTTGATGAAAGGAAAAAAAACATATCCAATAACCTAATTTTTGTCATATTTAGCGCTTCTTTGATCTTTACCCATTATAGCACTGCTAATTTAGTTTTGATTTTTGTTATTATTTTTATAATTTTAAATTCAATTATTATAAAAAATAAAACCAAGCAAATTGGGCTAAATTACGCCATTTTTTTCTTAATTTTAACTTTTTCATGGACAATGTACACAGCCCATGGTTCAGTATTTGATAGTATAGTAATAATGATAAATAATATAGCTAATTCTTTCCAAGAGCTTTTTGAACCACAAGTTAACGTTGCAGTCAATATACTTTCTTCATCATCGTCTAATATAGCTCATATGGTCTATCGATACATCTTTTATGCTATTGTAATCCTCATAGGTATTGGAGGTATCAGCTTATTAAAGAAATTGTTATTTAAACAAAAAATTAAAAAATTATCTGGATTCACTGAAAAAATATTTAAAAGCGTTGAATTTACTCAAGATAATAATATTCTAATTTATGAATTATTTGCTTTTTCTAATTTCATTGTTTTAGGTTTATATCTATTAACACCATTGATTGGGTATCAATTAGGTTTCGATAGGGTTTTTCAGATTGCATCACTTGTAATAGCTCCTTATTTAATTATTGGTGCCAAAGTTGTTATAAGTTCATTTGACTTAGCTCAAAATAAACTCTTTAAAATTAAAACAGCTAACTTCAATTTAAATAAATTTTATTTACCCATTTTTGCTGTATTTTTATCTGTATTTTTCCTTTTTAATTCTGGATTCGTCTTTGAAGCGATAAACGATCCATTACCTAATTCAGTCCCATTATCATTAAAAAACGTAAATAATCCACTTGAAATTAATAAGGATATTGGAACACTTTATTTAAAGATCCAGACATTAAACAATGGGGAATTTTATGCAGGTAAATGGTTTAGAGAACACTTTGACCCTAAAAAATGGTCCTATTACACTTTTGGAAATCCCGGATTGTTTATTCAAGGTATATTCACACCTAAAGTAAATCTCATTCGTTTAGGAAGTGTTAATGATATAGAAAACAAAACAGGTGAGGGATATTTTTATCAAAATTCTATAAGTAAAATAATGGGTTTTGAAGTCTCAAAACAGTCTTATGGGGGAGAAGAAATTACAAAAATAGGGGAAGAAGGGAAAAACACGCTAAATGACTTAAATAAGATATATAGTAGCAGTGGAAATGATATATATTATTATAAACCTTTATGA
- the pseB gene encoding UDP-N-acetylglucosamine 4,6-dehydratase (inverting): protein MLNDKTILITGGTGSFGKKFTRRVLNEYNPKKIIIYSRDEYKQFLMQSQFKEYAKKLRFFIGDVRDEKRLYRAFDGVDVVIHAAALKQVPAAEYNPIEAVKTNIHGAENIINAAIDKGVKKVIALSTDKAVNPVNLYGATKLVSDKLFISGNAYVGDKDTLFSVVRYGNVSGSRGSVIPFFKSLVDQNQNVIPITDFRMTRFWITLDDAVDLVIKAIEEAKGGELYVKKCPSFKVTDLAKAMKEDCEFEDVGIRPGEKLHEVMVTEEDSRTTYEYDDYYIIYPDLDWWETANNRPGGKKVEDRFRYSSDNNKEWLSVDEIRELLGKIDIVY, encoded by the coding sequence ATGCTTAATGATAAAACAATCCTAATTACTGGAGGGACAGGATCCTTTGGTAAAAAATTTACACGAAGAGTTTTAAATGAATACAATCCCAAAAAAATAATTATTTATTCTAGAGATGAGTATAAACAGTTTTTAATGCAAAGCCAGTTTAAAGAGTATGCAAAAAAACTCAGATTCTTCATTGGAGATGTGAGGGACGAAAAAAGATTATACCGGGCATTTGATGGGGTAGATGTTGTTATACATGCAGCTGCTTTAAAACAGGTTCCAGCAGCAGAATATAATCCAATTGAAGCTGTTAAGACTAATATACACGGTGCTGAAAATATTATTAATGCTGCTATTGACAAAGGGGTCAAAAAAGTAATTGCTTTATCTACAGATAAAGCTGTAAATCCTGTAAATTTGTATGGTGCAACAAAACTTGTTTCTGATAAATTATTTATTTCAGGAAATGCCTATGTGGGCGATAAAGATACTCTTTTTAGCGTTGTAAGGTATGGTAATGTATCTGGAAGCCGAGGTTCTGTAATTCCATTCTTTAAATCGTTAGTAGATCAAAATCAAAACGTTATACCAATCACTGATTTTAGAATGACTAGATTCTGGATTACACTTGATGATGCAGTTGATCTTGTGATAAAAGCTATAGAAGAAGCTAAAGGAGGAGAATTATACGTCAAAAAGTGCCCTTCTTTTAAAGTTACTGATTTAGCTAAAGCAATGAAAGAAGATTGTGAATTTGAAGATGTGGGAATCAGACCGGGAGAAAAGCTTCATGAAGTGATGGTAACAGAAGAAGACTCCAGGACAACCTACGAATATGACGATTATTACATCATTTATCCTGATTTGGATTGGTGGGAAACGGCAAATAATAGACCTGGCGGAAAAAAGGTTGAAGACAGATTCAGATATTCTTCAGATAACAATAAAGAATGGCTTTCCGTTGATGAAATTAGAGAATTACTCGGAAAAATAGATATAGTCTATTAG